AGTCAGATGCATGTGACTCACAAAGGCAGATCATAAGCGTTCAACTACCTGCTAGTCATACCTCTGCATTTGGCTCAACATGGTAAATATACAGATTATCATGGATAACAAGAAACACCACTGGAACAACACGACTACAATGTTGTTTCAACTTTTTGTGAATTGTCTGTGAGATATACAGCCTTCATCTCCCTGCTGAATCAGCACAAACTCTTCATGTTTTACATCCTTCTGAACAATTGCTTACAAATCCGGACTGATTCTGTTACTATGTACTTGAGGTTTGCGTTTAAAAATGAGAATACAAGAATACTTCTTTTTATACAATTTCAGTAACATGTAACAATGTTACATCCAAGCTACAGTTCTCATAGGGTACAAGTACTCAGACATAAAATAAGTACTTCAGGACACAGtctggaatttaaaaaaaaaaaagaggaggaCAACCATCAACATAGTTTATGGTAAGGAACTGTCAATGTATAACATCAGGCAACAACATTAATAGTTGAAGATGGTCTTTCCCTGAGTGGCAGGCAGGCGAATAATGGGAAAATAAAAAGGTTGTCTGGTTGTGCAGTTCCAGGTCTGGACTGAATCAGAAAGTGGAGTTTAAGAACTCCAACAGTTCCGCTCTGTTTTTGTccatctgttttaaaaaaaggcaaGTTATTAAATGATCTGTGCAAAACTGTTAAACTGACTATAGTTCATCTGGTTTACATTCTAACACTGTTTTCACCAgccattataaaaaaattatatactctatttattataaagtcaaatgtttaatttgttgttttttctgtttatgtgTAATCTGCCCAAAgaaaaactcacctgtttgtccttctttgattttttcactttcattttaatctttttccCTGAAATCATACTGTACTTGCCAGTTTTCTTCTTTTCCTTAAGATACTGGGGATGACAGAAATCACTAAACTTTGCAATAAGGACAGAAActgtttttcaaaatgattataaacaaaagcaaaaacattactaaaatgtaatgaGGTTTTGAGTCAAGTTGAAAAAAGTACCTTTGAAATTTGAACAGGTCCAGAGCTGTCGTCCTGTCCTTTGTGTCCCTTTTCCTTCTTCCGCTTCCGtatcttctctttttttcctttctataataatgataataataataataataataataaaaaacatcagtgaaaatattttacaatcaacatttaattaatgaacATCAAACAGCttctaaaaatgacaataaacaaTCAATAAACTTAATGGAATAGTTCAGTCAAAAGTGAATTTTGGTCACTAACTGACATTGCATGTCATGAtctatgtaaaaaaatatttttaaaaattcttgcttttgtgtaacaaaaaaaaaaaacaatttacaggTTTTTAACAATGAGAATGAGTaactgatgtttttattttgtgtgaatTGTCCCTTAATACTTGTTTATTATGACAACTCCAGACAAATTTAGTACACAAATACACtgtcaaatgaaatgaaaaaagagCTAGGTACCTTTTTGCCATGTTTATCTTTCCTTTTCTTGGAAGATTTTCTTCGTTTTTTGCAAGAATCTAGGAGTAAAAGCACAAACATTTATTGAAATCTATTATTTAGATCtactacaaaataatttaatttgtttatttcagcttCCTCTTTCCTGTTAATAAAGTATGTGAAGTTCCACACCTACACAATTCTATATAAAACctatataatttttcatttgtaaataatacatcatttaataaagatttttttatttaacctacCTGAGCTACTGGAGCTGGAGTTACTACGTGATGATGAGCTGCTGGATGAAGACCGTGATGAAGAGGATGAAGATGAGGAGGAAGATGAAGAACTGGAAGATGATGAGGACGATCTGCTTCGGCTTCTTGCTCGTTTCCGGTTTTCTCTTCCTGTTAATGTTTACATCATAGCAGTAAGCGAAATCATCTCTGCATGTCTGCAGGGTTAGTGATTCTGTGATTCcaaatttagagaaaaaaaaaaatctagagaAACTCACCTCTGCTGTGAGAACTACTTCTGCTTTTTGTACTTGGCTCACTTGTCTCCACGGCGTCCACTTTGGCAGactgaaaaacaataaataaagcataaaaacTCGATATCAAGATCATTTCAAATAGTCAAAACATAGATCGTGttcttatgtttatttatgagaaacataaacaaaaaaccGCAGATTAAAAGCTGATGCTCACAAATGCTGTCAAGGTAAGTCATGACCCGAATTTAGTTTTACAACTACTCATTTACTTCACAAATACGTTACTCTTTATCCGTATAAAATAACGTTGCAaacatcagcaaaaaaaaaaaatcacagcttcGTCTGAATGTTTAACGAGAATGCTGATGTAAtgtaaattttaatgtaatcaGTTCCAACACTTTACCATGTTTATATTAAACTGTCCACAAAACGTGGTCCTTCCGACCACAACAAAAATCGGAAAAATCAGAGGAATCGTCCGATATAAATATAATCCGTGCTGAAAATAAACTGCGTGGAATATAAATGACTCTTTTTCATTTCTGTGATCAGTGCGTGTGAATCAATAAGATAAACACCACTGCGCCGCCATCTTTTTTACGTCATACAAACTACATCATCCGGGTACTGTTCAGGAGCGCAGGCGCGCGACCGACACAACCGCAAATAAATATCTCCTGATTTATACATGTACGGTGTGTATAGCGTTCATTTCCCATTAAAGTTTCTCCGCATTATTACGCAGGTATAAATTTGTCCAATTCGTTTTTGAAACAACACGTAGACGACTTCATCACGTGTTAGCTGTTACTTTTCTAAGCGCTGGTGAGGCTGGGCCAACTACAGCCGTTATTAATCGGTAAACTATGTTTAACAAATACATGGAAAAACAGGTACTCCcagaaatttttaaattttatttactgaaatatttgaatattattgGTATTTGAATAGGTATTTTCTTCAGGTGTTATTCGTACGTGCTTGGCATGTTCTTGTGTAACTTATCTTTTTCTTTTGCCATACGAGAGTAACAGAAACGTGAATATGTCTGTTACCTCATCACAGACAGCTTTTGTTATTGCGTATCTAAAATAACTGTACCCAATGTGTAGCTAtagcttatttaaaataatgtttaattggTTTTAATGTAGCACAAGAGGGAATATTTCCTCTGTAATACATGACTTTTCCTACAGAGGGCGCCCACGAATAAGTTATACTAAATGTTGAACATTTTCCCCCTCACGGTCACTGAAAGCATTATCGCATTATTTACATCTGTTCTGTAATGTCTGAAAATAAGTCGACAATGTGTTTGTTAGTTTTTCAGTACACAATAGTTTCAAATAATTTATCACTGGTTGTTACCGATCACAATAACTATTTGCAAGAAAGTTGAATGATCTTTGCATGTGGACTAATATGcgttgtaaaataaataaataaataaaaatagattaccTACCTAAATGAAAGACACAACTGAAAGACTTATTTTGTCATAATGTAAATAGTTGGTGTGTACTTATGTGGAAAATGAGGCAAAAGTTCAATCAaagtatctaaagtaatttcaggatgtttcatattattttaaatgatcagtTGTATCTATGACAAAGGGTTCTAAAATGATGGCTTCTTATTAAAATCAAAGTGTTCCTGTGGCTCACTTTGCCCCAGGTTAGGGGTAGATGAACCATCTGGGTGAAAATTGACCATCTGACTGAATCTGATTTATACCCATGGgacattttaaagataatttacctcttaataatcaaatttcattttataaaaagtcatatttattgaagctaacttcaaaaatcaaatgaagtttaattttcaatctttgattgtttgcatttctgaagCAATATGTTGAACACTAAAGTATTAACCTTCCCAAAAACAGAGTAAACAGAGAGTttgttgagtaaacttaaataaaaactgaactagAATGAAGGAATAAACGTCActgaataataaacattttagtcaaaacATTCTTGGCATGAACCATTAGGGACTACAGGTGGAAAGATACATTGattataatgtgatgaaaaTCATCTTCTGGTTCTCAGAGAAGGAATTGGTGCACTTGTATATTGTCCCTATCAAATAGACTACAAATACATGATAATTTTTACTTACCATTTTATACTTAAGAGATTTCAGTGCCTTATTGTGAGTATAGGTAAGTTAAAGTGTTGGCTCAACTTTCCCCACAGCATTGGGCTCACTTTGCCCCATAGCTggcattttgaagaaaaaaaaatagctagcTTACCATTTCAGGCTAATATTTAGCTACATGATTTGCATAGTTTTATATGTTGCTAAATTACCTgtatgcatcataaatatttttatacctggataaatttgctttgattacagccattacatctgttatgctaaaattttactttgacaagacaaaaacagtaaatgggTGTCTTCCACTCCTCCCATGTGTTTCAGggggtgggtcaacttacccactggcttaatttaccccactctcccctaaaCTGCACAGGTGTGGTGTGTCCGTGAACAATTCAGAAACACTGAGATTGCATGTGAATGTATAATGAAAAGTGCATATGAATATAGGTCTGTTGACCGGTGAGCAGTTATGTTCaccatttcagaatttttgtcaACATCTTTTTGTCTgtgttagtttattttaaatggttttctaatgtaacaattatttttaaaagcatgaaTAGTCCAGTTAATctcaaaaatgtgtaaaagctgcataaatgttatttattatagatagatagcctACCATACCACAAGAAATCAACTAAAATGTCATTgcgcaaaaatgtaaaaacaaaagtaatttaaaagctAATACTCAcgcaacacaaattaatgtaacaGCCCTTAGTACAATCATTATACCAAAAAAAGAATTCAGATATCTGGTTTTATAAATGACAGTAAAAGTTTAATACATTCACAGACATTTCAAATACAAAGTGATGAGGTTTGGAAGTGAGGCATATGGCAACACATACATTCAGAAACACAAAAATTGAACCAGTAAGTCAGCTCGCAGTAAGACTATCTGCAAGGATTATATCCTCTTATTAAAAGagtgtaattaaaaaacatgGCATTTAGAAGTCTTACCAAGTGCAAGCAATGACTATCCGATCACGTCTGCTTATTTGTACTACGAGGTGAACATTCAAGCAATGTAAGAGCTTTTATGTAATACTATTGTGTACATAGTTTTACAATGATCCTGACAAAAAGATGCAGtttcaaatatgtaaatgtacagTGACCCCAAAATGCATTTGGACACTATATCACACTGCCAGCAAAtgataacaaaacattttctcagaatcagcttaagttttagtcatttatcTCATTACTTTTAATCAGTTGGTCCGAGGGTCCATTAGTGGAGGTATGAAGTTAGTGCTACTCAAGTTCACAAAGGTGTCCCAGTAGAGTAACAACACCTGAAGATAATTACATAAACTATGAACATGTTCCACTAATGTTATCCTAACAAACTggaaaagtgtgcttaattattattgttcttttaaatccaagctaatatttttttttttgatttttttatatacaattataaatgtAGCGTTTTCTGTgagtttttaattactttttgaggCCACTGCATTTAGCTGAggtcattttaaagtattagaaattgtgtgaaaatataaaagtcAACAATATATTTGTTAGTTCTTTAGGATACAACAGCTTAAAATACTTCATTGCATAAAGGGTTGTTACTGATCTCAATAAAAAGCAACTATAATTGTTGCAAGAAAGTTGAAGGATCTCTCTTTGGATGTGGACTAATATGCATGGCTTAAAACACATAAGAGCACTGGTTAAAATCTCTAGTGATCATAAAATTTgggtatgtaaaaaaaaaaaaaaatcattaaaaaaaagcttattcaaAACTACTTTGATATTAGACACTTAAGCATTGGCTCAGATTTTTGCACATTACAGTGAGCAACTATTCAATCAGTTACTTGCAGTTCAGTAGACGACAATAACTGACCCACACTTTGAGTTAGCTTAGGAACTTTTTTGGTAATTACTTTTAACCATCTTACATTTCATTATATAATGCCTAATTTTAGAACGTTTGAGACAGCACTTATCAGTGTAGTATATTATGAGTTGCAGATGTTTTTAAGATGTAGCTTACATGTATAGAAAAGCACCCATTACAAAATAACACATGACATGTCTTAGTACTTATAGTGAATTCACTGTTGAAGATGTTAGTAAGTGGAGTAGATGCTGACGTTAAACAGCCTCTGAGTGCTTATTGGACTGGGTCTCTTGATTTGTGAAATGAGCTAGTTTGGAGCTGAGCTTCAAGCCTCTGCTTTGTTCTTGGAATAATCGCCATGAGTCAAACGCTCTTCATgttcctcttcttcctcaggTACCTGCATATCAAAAGCATTCACATTTATAAAACTTAACTGTAAGACAACTTCATAAGCATTAAAAACCATGACCATGTACTCACGTTAACATATCAGTCATACCAAAACAGCATTAACATATCAATCTTTTTGACGTACCTCCCAGAAGATTGAGTCATCGAAGCAGTTTTGATCAGGCGGCTGCCCCAAGAATGGAATCTTCATGATCAGACCTGGAGAAGgtgtgtaaatgttttacttttgtaatgtacttttttgaattcatgttaatttcacatGGTTTTGGGATGACAAACTATTTGATATGGTTAAAACATATGTCAAAACAGATTATAATTGAGAATATGGGTTCAAGTTGATCtacactaaaaaatgctgggttattatttattttttttttttttttaacccaaatgctgggttcagcctgatgggtcattttattgggttatttttaatatgtttacccaggtgctgggatatttgtttaacccaaatgctgggttcaacttgttgggtcattttattgggttatttttagtatttttacccaggtgctgggttatttgtttaacccaaatgctgggttcaacttgttgggttattacagagaatggttgaatacactaaaattaaaaatctattttgaatgttacattttttatgcctaaaatgcttgttaaacaagtttaaacatatgtaacattgtaaactatgctgtattcacccaaataaattcaatttgtcttgtggTTTTCCCATGTGTttgtgcttaataataaatgttcatcttttgattattgctgttgcctctagtaattctgtgtgtttttataagttccagtccattttaaatcagcaatataataatttgtaaacaacagctgacttaaataaaataacccagcatgactggtaaaaacatttaacccaaccagctgagtcaaaataacccagcatgtgttctatccaatatttacccagcgctgggttgccaaatgaCCCAGGTTGGGTtctttttaacccagcattttttttagagaagAGATACATATATCTTGCAGATTTTTATGCTTGTATTAGTACCCACCTGTGATCAATCCACCCACCAAAGCAAAACCCAGAGAAGATGCCAAACCACATGCCTGAGAAGTTGCTGAAACTCTGGGATAAACAagtacagaaatattaaacccAATTGTTGCCATACTGATAATAGCAAACATCCAAAGACACAATGTAAAAGAACTGCCAgatacttttctttctttcctagTGCTGCTGCCACAATGCCCGCAAGGCCCCCTAGGATGCCCGGCATGCCATGGAGGTTATGCACGCCACAGGTGTCTTGGATTCCAAGTTTGGAAGCAAGTATGGGCTGAggagaccaaaaaaaaagatgttggATTAATATGCAATTGATTTCTAATATATTAAAGTCTCTTGGATatgaaagaaactcatacagtgAGGAACTTAAATCCAACAGTGGAGATAATGCCTGCAGTGATTCCGATCACCATTGCTCCAAATGGCTGGATGTCCATGTCAGCACAGGTACCCACAGCAACACCTCCAGCCAGAGTGGCATTCTGAATGTGAACCTGTGCCACAAAACACAATAGGCTAAGTCAAAAGAATCATGGACTGCTAAAACGTGAGATCTGGTAAAATAACAAGAGACTGGTATGACCCACCATGTCAAGTTTACCCTTCTTCTCGACCAAACTGGAGGTAGCGTAGGCAGCGAGAGCGCAAGCAGCCAGAGAGAAATAGGTGTTGATAACAGCCCTTAGCTGAGCATCACCAGGTTCAGCAATTGCAGAATTAAAGCTGGGCCAGAACATCCACAGATAGACTGTGCCTACAGACGCAAGAAAAGTGGAATGGTGAATGTTTAGAAGTACCTACAGACACAATGCTTGgtgaattatatttatacagttacccctgctgaaaaatccagcattaGGTATGTTTCGCATGAGGGACCAGCATGGGATTCTGGTTTGCCTGGTACCCAGCATGGGAAATGGCAGTGCTGGTGGACTATGCTGGTCCATCAGCTAGACCAGCAGTGTATCTATACCACTATACCAGCTCTAACCAGCATAAATCAACCTGGGACAACATGGAATTCatgctgatttttcagcagggactTTTCTAAACACATTTCAGTGCAAGTATGCTTACTAAACCGCAAATGCAAAATGTTCCAGGGAGACTGCCCTGcactttaattatttcatttgacACAAATTGTGTTGTGAGCTACAGAGGTACAGTCCATTCAACAGACTGTGTTGTCTTAAAATCTAAAGTTGCATTCAACAATGTTTTCTGGAGTTGTTTTATCCACTAAAAGTTTTTGTACAGATATATCTTTTCAGCATGTTGTTTAatgaaacaacaacacaaaaacctTGATTAGATAGTGTTGGAGCTGAAATCTGTAGGACGGGACGGGAGCTCTCCACGGGCCTCATTTATAAAGCATGCGTAGTGCGTACGTTCAGATTTGATCTTTGAGTGTGCGCACGTTTAAATCCACGCCAATGCTCATGTTGAATGTGGAAAAGTGATCATTTGCGATTCATAGATTTCACATCTGAAAGAGACGTGAGTGTGTAGGATGGTCTCTGCgcaacattttataaatgaggccTCAGGAGCAGGGTTGCAGACCCCTGCTCTAAACAGACAGTAGGCGCATTTAaattacagatttgtgcaaaactttactgatattttataaatataaataaatataatacacaaaataatggtgtttccattaaccgatgttatgtgactaaaatgcaattttttcctCTCGCGGTAAAAGTCATGGCAACGGGTTTTGGTGGGATTTTGAcaaatttcataattaattatatttaattgaaaGAGGCGTATGCGTATATCTTTACAGAATTCTGAAACATGCAGGGcatggctggtataaacacaagctaCAGCGACCAGCTCCGGTAGCCATGTTGTGCATTTTTGCGAAATCGACACGTTTCAATTAGGCAtattttcaattcgcaatttcAGTTTGCACAATTTGAAGGGTTATGGAAACGCAGCTTACGTGTCAATCCCTCACAGCCTTGTTCAGTTAAATATGGCGTCTACAAATTGCAAGTTATCTTCTATATAAAACATCATTGAAAATCTTGCTTACATATGCTAACATATATTAAAGCTCCAGAAGAATTTGTGGTCAAGTAAGTCCCATGTAAGCAGATCTGAGTGGAATAAGGGGCAAATTTCTGTTTTATAGCTGACTGAAAGGTCTACACATACCAATCATAGCAAACAAGTCTGAGTGATAGCTTGAGCCATCATTTTCATGGCCGTTACGAAGACCAGGGCGATAAAGAACACGAGCAACAGCTAATCCAAAGTAAGCCCCAAAAGCATGGATGGTCATGGAGGCACCAACATCAGAAACCTGTTAAGAGACAAGAATATTTATGAATACCAGATGAAAGATTTTTGGTAAATGTTTGACTGCTTCTTTAAGGTAAGATTTATTTCCTAGAGATACCACCACTGTTCAATGTCAGACCTGTTAGTTTCTTAGACAAGAACTGTTTGTGCTGTTGTGAGTCAATCAAGatactaataattttatttccttatttaCATCTGCATCTGGGCCGGTAAGTTGCGCTTGAACTACAAGGTCTACAGTCAACAGGAAACTACCTtcatagcacacatacatcatgagacgtctatttgacgtctgtttgactgtattttttagagtgttcatccgcaatatgtctataggatgtttcctatcagatgtcaaatagatgtttattatatgtctttaagatgtttatgatttagaatgtatgtaaaactgacatcttacagacatctgtcagatgtttgtacaaaGTAGTTGCTTTCCAGTtaaagtgatctttaacagacatcttgcagatgtatgcGTGCTATCTGGGTATCTACTTCAAGGTGAAGAAGGTGCTTTGGACACTGCTTTTCAGTTGTTATTGAAACACTGGGTGTGTTCATTAAGTTTATCCGGCCAGCTTTAGGAAGCAGACAGAAAACTGCCTAAACTGCTTTTCCTTCATCTTTGACCCAGCTtccttttgttaaaaaaatgagtTCCTTGCAGGATCATGGTCAGATAGCATGAAATTTCACAAGGCTCTGTTACCAATATTAAGGAACCTCAACCTAATTAACAGTAGTATTAAAATTATGCAGAATGTTTAAACCTACACTTAGACTGACCTGGTGTAAATCAAGTTAATGATCAAATTAGGATCACAATGATTCCCCCAGAATGCTGAAACAAATGATCTTTGCAGTCTATGCAGTCATTTAAGTATATGAACTAATGAGGCTGTACAAACCTTAAGGACTTCCACAACCAAATGCTCATTAATGCAGAAGACGGTGATCTCCAGCAGGGTCATGATGAGAAGCTGGACAGGACTGGTTTTTCCCAGAACCGCTCCAAACGAGATCAGAACAGTCGCAGTACTGAAGTCAGCATTAATCATTCTGCAGAGAAGGAGATATGGGACagatgaaatgtttaactcCTAGGCATATTTAgtcaaaaacaacagaacatgtAACAGTTTCACCAAAAAGTTGAGGTTACCTTTCGATGTTGACTCTTATTTTTCCGTCATGCAAATGCCAGATGTTCTGGAGGAGAAGACCCCACTGCAAGCCAAAGGCAGCCAGCAACAGGTTGATCCCCACACTGCTG
This is a stretch of genomic DNA from Labeo rohita strain BAU-BD-2019 chromosome 20, IGBB_LRoh.1.0, whole genome shotgun sequence. It encodes these proteins:
- the si:ch211-22i13.2 gene encoding pinin, with translation MSAKVDAVETSEPSTKSRSSSHSRGRENRKRARSRSRSSSSSSSSSSSSSSSSSSSRSSSSSSSSRSNSSSSSSDSCKKRRKSSKKRKDKHGKKKGKKEKIRKRKKEKGHKGQDDSSGPVQISKYLKEKKKTGKYSMISGKKIKMKVKKSKKDKQMDKNRAELLEFLNSTF
- the rhag gene encoding ammonium transporter Rh type A, translating into MPAYATNMRLKFPILALILEAVTIIVYALLVVYDTSDSHRHDGSHAETNASHPSSPMTLYPMFQDVHVMIFIGFGFLMTFLKRYGFSSVGINLLLAAFGLQWGLLLQNIWHLHDGKIRVNIERMINADFSTATVLISFGAVLGKTSPVQLLIMTLLEITVFCINEHLVVEVLKVSDVGASMTIHAFGAYFGLAVARVLYRPGLRNGHENDGSSYHSDLFAMIGTVYLWMFWPSFNSAIAEPGDAQLRAVINTYFSLAACALAAYATSSLVEKKGKLDMVHIQNATLAGGVAVGTCADMDIQPFGAMVIGITAGIISTVGFKFLTPILASKLGIQDTCGVHNLHGMPGILGGLAGIVAAALGKKEKVSATSQACGLASSLGFALVGGLITGLIMKIPFLGQPPDQNCFDDSIFWEVPEEEEEHEERLTHGDYSKNKAEA